One stretch of Labrenzia sp. CE80 DNA includes these proteins:
- a CDS encoding phytanoyl-CoA dioxygenase family protein → MQIAKLESSDKLTEFRDFVFGLAGTSTHTEFSQALCDAHTGGNNLAADIQDRALNSSEFEALVRDDEWLMLASEHLGIEKSYTKIVFPHFRVDLPDQFKSDSQKMLLPWHQEAAYYLPKGDCTTQSIVLSTILHDAAEENGALLVAEEAEQDFQEHESRFMDNQRKRFFRVECTPPKSSTVAETSFGETVVFDFLAKHRSGNNTSPLVRLTFLLRASDTRLI, encoded by the coding sequence ATGCAAATTGCGAAACTTGAGTCTTCGGACAAGCTCACTGAATTTAGAGACTTCGTATTCGGCTTGGCAGGCACGTCGACACACACGGAATTCTCGCAGGCGCTGTGTGACGCACACACGGGCGGCAACAATCTTGCAGCTGATATTCAAGACCGCGCGCTAAATTCGAGTGAGTTCGAGGCGCTCGTAAGAGATGATGAATGGCTGATGCTCGCAAGCGAACACCTTGGTATCGAAAAAAGCTATACCAAGATCGTGTTTCCGCACTTCCGGGTGGATTTGCCAGATCAGTTTAAAAGCGATTCACAAAAAATGCTGCTGCCGTGGCATCAGGAGGCAGCCTACTATTTGCCCAAAGGCGACTGCACAACACAAAGTATCGTCTTGTCGACGATACTGCATGACGCGGCCGAGGAAAATGGGGCGCTGCTGGTAGCCGAAGAAGCAGAGCAGGATTTTCAAGAACATGAATCGCGGTTTATGGACAACCAAAGGAAGCGTTTTTTCCGTGTCGAATGCACGCCTCCAAAAAGCTCCACTGTGGCCGAAACTAGTTTCGGTGAAACCGTTGTTTTCGACTTTCTGGCGAAACACAGATCCGGAAACAATACATCCCCGCTCGTCAGATTGACATTTTTGCTCAGGGCAAGTGACACGCGACTGATTTGA
- a CDS encoding RsmB/NOP family class I SAM-dependent RNA methyltransferase has protein sequence MKDGGRLSAAIEVLSEVFERHRPVQLALRDWGASHRFAGSGDRTVIGNLVFDALRHKASLGARVGSRDPRLLVLATYVLTWENGLERLQTVLSEDHHAPDTLSEAEEVSLKADVSDETLPHDAADVPDWLWPSFEKQFGEKAVIEGRALAQRAPIDLRVNTLKSDREKLHKRLAHAGAEPTTITPTALRIAPKPGAGRMPHVQAEEGYRKGWFELQDEASQIAAALAGAKPGEQVLDLCAGGGGKTLALAAAMENKGQIYAYDADRLRLAPIHERLQRSGVRNVQVKDPASSDLEALKGQMDLVFIDAPCTGTGVWRRRPDSKWKLTEKALEDRLIEQRKVLENARMFVKPGGRIVYATCSLLPEENADQVTHFLAENEDFKLVPVVDDWAKMFGPDHLPAYISDRGELTLTPASTDTDGFFIALLKRES, from the coding sequence ATGAAAGATGGCGGCCGTCTGTCAGCTGCAATCGAAGTTCTTTCCGAGGTGTTCGAGCGCCATCGGCCAGTGCAGCTTGCTCTTCGCGATTGGGGTGCATCCCATCGCTTCGCCGGATCTGGCGACCGTACGGTCATCGGGAATTTGGTCTTTGATGCGCTTCGGCACAAGGCGAGCCTTGGTGCCCGTGTCGGCAGCCGCGATCCGCGTCTGCTGGTTCTGGCAACCTATGTGTTGACTTGGGAAAATGGTCTTGAACGTCTGCAGACGGTCCTTTCCGAAGATCACCATGCACCGGATACCTTGAGTGAAGCGGAAGAAGTTTCGCTCAAAGCTGACGTTTCCGATGAAACACTTCCACATGATGCGGCCGATGTTCCCGACTGGCTCTGGCCTTCGTTCGAAAAGCAATTCGGTGAAAAGGCCGTGATCGAGGGCAGGGCGCTCGCGCAACGAGCTCCGATCGATTTGCGCGTCAATACCCTGAAATCTGACCGCGAAAAATTGCATAAGCGCTTGGCGCATGCAGGTGCCGAGCCGACCACGATCACACCGACAGCTCTTAGAATTGCGCCAAAGCCGGGGGCGGGCCGCATGCCGCATGTCCAGGCCGAGGAGGGCTATCGTAAGGGCTGGTTCGAATTGCAGGACGAGGCCAGCCAGATCGCGGCAGCTCTTGCAGGAGCGAAACCTGGCGAACAGGTTCTCGACCTGTGCGCCGGAGGCGGCGGCAAGACCCTTGCGCTGGCAGCAGCCATGGAGAACAAAGGGCAGATCTATGCCTATGACGCTGATCGCCTTCGTCTGGCGCCGATCCATGAGCGCCTTCAACGCTCCGGGGTTCGCAATGTCCAGGTCAAAGATCCGGCGAGCTCAGATCTCGAGGCGCTGAAAGGGCAGATGGATCTTGTGTTCATCGATGCTCCTTGCACGGGCACAGGTGTCTGGCGACGCCGTCCGGACTCCAAGTGGAAGCTGACGGAAAAAGCCCTTGAGGACCGACTGATAGAGCAGCGCAAGGTTCTCGAAAACGCGCGCATGTTCGTCAAGCCGGGCGGCCGGATAGTCTATGCAACTTGCTCGCTGCTGCCGGAAGAAAACGCCGATCAGGTCACGCACTTTCTGGCAGAAAACGAAGATTTCAAGCTGGTTCCGGTTGTCGACGACTGGGCGAAGATGTTCGGCCCGGATCATCTGCCGGCCTATATTTCCGATCGGGGCGAGCTCACGCTTACACCGGCGTCGACAGACACCGATGGTTTCTTCATTGCGCTTCTGAAACGCGAGTCATAA
- a CDS encoding zinc-binding alcohol dehydrogenase family protein, whose protein sequence is MRAIGYEKSLPITDDNALIDIDLPRPEPLGSDILVEVRAVSVNPVDTKVRMRAEPEAGDYKVLGWDATGIVVAKGSDVTSFEVGDEVFYAGDVTRPGTNAEFHLVDERIVGRKPKSLSWAEAAALPLTAITAWETLFDRLNINAAIPGAPSVLLIIGGAGGVGSIAVQLASKLTDITVIATASRPETREWVLNLGADHVVDHSKPLAKQIADLDLGAAAYVFSTTNTDDHLSEIAELIAPQGRFSLIDDPAGLDISPFKRKSVSTHWEFMFTRSMFKTTDMAEQGKLLNEISKHVDEGTLKTTLGENFGTISAQNLRRAHQFIESGKAKGKIVLEGFETTVD, encoded by the coding sequence ATGCGTGCTATTGGTTATGAAAAATCCCTCCCGATCACTGATGACAATGCGCTCATCGATATAGACCTGCCACGTCCTGAGCCGCTCGGTTCAGATATTCTCGTGGAGGTTCGAGCCGTTTCGGTGAATCCTGTCGACACCAAGGTTCGCATGCGGGCGGAACCGGAGGCCGGCGACTACAAGGTTCTCGGCTGGGACGCCACCGGTATCGTGGTCGCCAAAGGTTCGGATGTGACAAGTTTCGAGGTCGGCGATGAGGTCTTTTATGCCGGCGACGTCACGCGCCCGGGCACCAACGCCGAATTTCACCTTGTTGATGAACGTATCGTTGGCCGAAAGCCGAAAAGCCTCTCCTGGGCAGAAGCCGCAGCTCTTCCACTAACCGCCATCACGGCATGGGAGACGCTTTTTGATCGCTTGAACATCAACGCAGCGATTCCCGGAGCGCCGTCCGTCCTTCTCATCATTGGCGGCGCTGGCGGCGTTGGTTCTATCGCCGTTCAACTGGCCAGCAAGCTCACGGACATTACGGTAATCGCGACTGCTTCACGACCGGAGACCCGCGAATGGGTTCTGAACCTTGGCGCAGATCATGTCGTCGACCATTCAAAGCCGCTTGCGAAACAAATTGCGGACCTCGACCTCGGCGCAGCGGCCTATGTCTTTTCAACCACCAACACGGACGATCACCTGTCAGAGATTGCCGAACTGATCGCGCCACAAGGTCGCTTTTCACTGATTGACGACCCAGCAGGCCTCGACATCAGTCCCTTCAAGCGCAAGAGCGTTTCGACCCACTGGGAGTTCATGTTCACCCGCTCCATGTTCAAAACGACTGATATGGCAGAGCAGGGCAAGCTGCTCAACGAGATCTCGAAACACGTCGACGAGGGCACCCTCAAGACCACGCTTGGCGAAAATTTCGGGACGATCAGTGCCCAGAATTTGAGGCGCGCGCATCAATTCATCGAAAGCGGCAAGGCCAAGGGCAAGATCGTCCTGGAAGGCTTTGAAACGACTGTCGACTAA
- the guaB gene encoding IMP dehydrogenase, which yields MASFFVPSTGAEALTFDDVLLIPGHSEVMPAQTDLRSRVTRDLELNLPIISSAMDTVTEGRLAIAMAQAGGIGVIHRNLSLDRQAEEVRMVKKFESGMVVNPLVIGPDATLKDALDLMGRFGISGVPVVENGGVGGQITGRLVGILTNRDVRFASNPAQLVSELMTREGLITVSDGVSQEEAKRLLHQHRIEKLLVTDKDHNCIGLITVKDMEKAKLNPNASKDSQGRLLVAAATSVGEEGMDRAERLIDAGVDMVVVDTAHGHSARVLEMVTKVKALSNSVQVLAGNVATAEATKALIDSGADGVKVGIGPGSICTTRIVAGVGVPQLTAIMEAVNEADKHNVPVMADGGIKYSGDLAKAIAAGASSVMVGSLLAGTEESPGEVYLHQGRSYKSYRGMGSVGAMARGSADRYFQAEVRDSLKLVPEGIEGQVPYKGSLSSVLHQLAGGLRAAMGYVGGKTIADYQEKARFVRISGAGLRESHAHDVTITRESPNYPSSL from the coding sequence ATGGCTTCATTCTTTGTTCCATCGACCGGCGCCGAAGCGCTGACCTTCGATGACGTCCTGCTGATCCCCGGTCATTCCGAGGTTATGCCGGCGCAGACAGACCTGCGGTCTCGCGTCACCCGCGATCTTGAACTCAATTTGCCGATCATCTCGTCTGCCATGGATACCGTGACTGAGGGCCGCTTGGCGATTGCCATGGCTCAGGCCGGCGGCATTGGTGTCATTCATCGGAACCTGTCGCTCGATCGTCAGGCCGAAGAAGTCCGGATGGTCAAGAAATTTGAATCCGGCATGGTGGTCAATCCACTCGTTATCGGGCCGGATGCGACGCTGAAAGATGCATTGGACCTCATGGGGCGGTTTGGCATCTCTGGCGTTCCAGTCGTTGAAAATGGTGGTGTCGGTGGCCAGATCACGGGGCGCCTTGTTGGGATCCTGACCAACCGTGATGTCCGCTTTGCGTCAAACCCCGCTCAGCTTGTTTCCGAGCTGATGACCCGGGAAGGCCTTATCACGGTCAGTGATGGCGTCAGCCAGGAAGAGGCAAAGCGGCTTCTGCACCAGCACCGGATCGAAAAACTTTTGGTCACGGACAAGGACCATAACTGTATCGGTCTGATCACCGTCAAGGACATGGAAAAAGCGAAGCTCAATCCTAACGCGTCCAAGGATTCTCAGGGGCGCTTGCTTGTCGCCGCTGCGACAAGCGTCGGCGAGGAAGGCATGGACCGTGCGGAGCGCTTGATTGATGCCGGCGTCGACATGGTCGTCGTCGACACGGCGCATGGTCATTCCGCGCGTGTGCTGGAAATGGTCACCAAGGTGAAGGCGCTTTCGAATTCGGTCCAGGTGCTTGCCGGAAACGTTGCAACGGCTGAGGCCACGAAGGCGCTGATCGATTCAGGTGCCGATGGCGTAAAGGTCGGCATTGGTCCGGGTTCGATTTGTACCACCCGCATTGTTGCCGGTGTTGGCGTGCCACAGCTCACCGCGATCATGGAGGCCGTGAACGAAGCCGACAAGCACAATGTGCCCGTGATGGCAGACGGTGGCATCAAGTATTCCGGTGATCTGGCCAAGGCCATTGCAGCCGGTGCGTCCTCCGTCATGGTGGGATCATTGCTTGCAGGAACCGAGGAAAGCCCCGGTGAGGTCTATCTGCACCAGGGCCGCTCCTATAAGTCCTACCGGGGGATGGGATCTGTCGGAGCTATGGCGCGCGGATCTGCCGACCGGTATTTCCAGGCGGAAGTCCGTGACAGCCTGAAACTTGTGCCAGAAGGCATTGAGGGCCAGGTACCCTACAAGGGATCTTTGTCCAGCGTCTTGCATCAGCTTGCAGGCGGTCTGAGAGCCGCAATGGGGTACGTTGGCGGAAAAACGATTGCCGATTATCAGGAAAAAGCGCGGTTCGTGCGGATTTCAGGTGCGGGTCTGCGCGAAAGTCACGCGCATGATGTGACCATCACGCGCGAAAGCCCGAACTACCCGTCCAGCCTTTAA
- a CDS encoding TylF/MycF/NovP-related O-methyltransferase: MERDKTLDNIEVTRNTNSQIDWYNERQSYLDNGRLLPHLLADIFPVFSTRQKVTRMLETLRYWELVENIPGDIFECGVAGGEFLMSMAHFSSIYEPHHYTRKIVGFDTFDGFTEPSEQDRTSNAKHMKSGGLSYDSYGYLEKAIEFYDQNRLIGNIGKVFLVKGDISLTLPEYLEKHPSTVIGLLHLDIDLYRPTLDVLKAVRRHMAKGSIIVFDEINHLDYPGETLAVMEALGLENIGLKRVREASMAAYTIL; the protein is encoded by the coding sequence ATGGAACGAGATAAGACCCTCGACAATATCGAGGTCACACGCAACACAAACTCGCAAATCGACTGGTACAATGAGCGGCAGTCTTATTTGGACAATGGTCGGCTCCTGCCACACTTGTTGGCCGATATCTTTCCGGTCTTCTCCACTCGCCAAAAAGTAACGCGTATGTTGGAAACACTCCGTTATTGGGAGCTTGTTGAAAACATTCCCGGTGACATATTCGAATGTGGTGTTGCTGGTGGCGAGTTTCTGATGAGCATGGCTCATTTTTCATCTATCTACGAACCGCATCATTACACGCGAAAAATTGTCGGATTCGATACGTTCGACGGCTTCACGGAACCATCCGAGCAAGATCGGACGTCAAACGCCAAGCATATGAAGTCGGGCGGCCTCTCCTACGACAGCTACGGATATCTGGAAAAAGCCATTGAGTTTTATGATCAAAACCGATTGATCGGAAACATTGGCAAGGTATTTCTCGTGAAAGGCGACATTTCGCTCACGCTCCCTGAATACCTCGAGAAGCATCCGTCGACCGTTATCGGCCTCTTGCACTTGGATATTGATCTGTACCGGCCCACTTTGGATGTTCTCAAGGCGGTCCGCAGGCACATGGCAAAGGGCTCGATCATCGTGTTCGATGAAATCAACCATCTGGACTACCCGGGTGAAACCCTTGCCGTGATGGAGGCGCTTGGCCTCGAAAACATCGGATTGAAAAGGGTTCGGGAGGCCTCGATGGCCGCTTACACGATCCTTTAG
- a CDS encoding helix-turn-helix domain-containing protein yields MVRARHTSFECSPGCAVEATLSLIDGKWKGVVLYHLLDSTLRFNEIRKKLPSVTQRMLTNQLRSLEADGLISRTVYPVIPPKVEYALTERGRSLEPVILALKQWGDTNKELWPEEYGNQKIVR; encoded by the coding sequence ATGGTACGTGCCCGACACACGAGTTTCGAATGCAGTCCAGGCTGTGCGGTTGAAGCAACTCTGAGCCTTATTGACGGCAAATGGAAAGGCGTTGTGCTGTACCATCTTCTCGACAGCACTCTGCGGTTCAACGAAATTCGCAAGAAACTGCCAAGCGTTACCCAGCGTATGTTGACCAACCAGTTGCGCTCACTTGAAGCAGATGGCTTGATTTCCCGGACAGTCTATCCGGTCATTCCGCCGAAGGTGGAATATGCCCTCACAGAACGTGGCCGCAGCCTTGAGCCAGTAATTCTGGCGTTGAAGCAATGGGGCGATACGAATAAGGAACTGTGGCCGGAGGAATACGGAAACCAGAAGATAGTGCGCTGA
- the guaA gene encoding glutamine-hydrolyzing GMP synthase yields MTQHDRLLIIDFGSQVTQLIARRLRELNVFCEIHPYQKVTDAFLAEFKPRAVIFSGGPDSVVREGSPRPPMTVYELGVPILGICYGQQVMMQDLGGQVDGGKISGGGGTAEFGRAFVTPAGEPLSILQGWFAEGKEQVWMSHGDHVSKIAPGFEVFGTSPNAPYAVTADVERHFYAVQFHPEVHHTPNGKMLYENFVRAAGFKGDWTMGAYREEAIAKIREQVGDKKVICGLSGGVDSSVAAVLIHEAIGDQLTCVFVDHGLLRQNEADEVVTMFRDHYNIPLIHADESKLFLSNLEGVSDPETKRKIIGKLFIDVFQKYANEIDGAEFLAQGTLYPDVIESVSFSGGPSVTIKSHHNVGGLPEKMGLKLVEPLRELFKDEVRALGRELGLPDSFIGRHPFPGPGLAIRCPGEITGEKLDILRKADAVYIDQIRKHGLYDEIWQAFVAILPVRTVGVMGDGRTYDYACALRAVTSVDGMTADYYPFTHEFLGETATRIINEVQGINRCTYDITSKPPGTIEWE; encoded by the coding sequence ATGACCCAGCATGATCGCCTCCTCATCATCGATTTCGGTTCTCAGGTTACGCAGCTCATTGCGCGTCGCTTGCGCGAACTGAACGTCTTTTGTGAAATTCATCCTTATCAGAAGGTCACTGACGCCTTCCTCGCAGAGTTTAAGCCGAGGGCGGTGATCTTCTCAGGTGGGCCTGACTCTGTCGTGCGCGAGGGATCTCCGAGACCGCCGATGACGGTCTATGAGCTCGGCGTGCCGATCCTGGGCATCTGCTACGGGCAGCAGGTGATGATGCAGGACCTGGGCGGTCAGGTGGATGGCGGCAAGATTTCAGGCGGTGGCGGCACCGCCGAGTTTGGACGCGCATTTGTTACGCCTGCAGGTGAGCCACTCTCCATTCTGCAAGGTTGGTTTGCCGAAGGCAAAGAACAGGTGTGGATGAGCCACGGCGACCACGTCAGCAAGATTGCGCCTGGCTTTGAGGTGTTTGGTACCTCGCCGAACGCGCCCTACGCGGTCACGGCAGACGTTGAACGGCACTTCTATGCGGTGCAGTTTCATCCAGAAGTGCATCACACGCCGAATGGCAAGATGCTGTATGAGAACTTCGTCCGTGCGGCCGGCTTCAAGGGCGACTGGACCATGGGCGCCTATCGCGAAGAAGCCATCGCGAAGATCCGCGAACAGGTTGGTGACAAGAAGGTCATCTGCGGATTGTCGGGCGGCGTCGACAGTTCGGTCGCTGCCGTTTTGATCCATGAAGCAATTGGTGATCAGCTGACATGCGTTTTTGTTGACCATGGGCTTTTGCGTCAGAACGAAGCCGACGAAGTGGTCACCATGTTCCGCGATCACTACAATATTCCGTTGATCCATGCCGATGAGAGCAAGCTGTTTCTGTCCAACCTTGAAGGCGTGTCGGATCCGGAAACCAAGCGCAAGATTATCGGCAAGCTCTTTATCGATGTCTTCCAGAAATACGCCAACGAGATCGATGGCGCGGAATTCCTCGCTCAGGGCACGCTCTATCCGGATGTGATCGAAAGCGTCAGTTTTTCAGGTGGTCCGTCTGTTACCATCAAGTCCCACCATAATGTGGGTGGACTGCCGGAAAAGATGGGCCTCAAGCTTGTTGAACCGCTGCGCGAACTCTTCAAGGATGAAGTCCGTGCGCTTGGCCGCGAACTCGGTCTGCCAGACAGCTTCATCGGTCGACACCCATTCCCGGGGCCAGGCCTTGCGATCCGGTGCCCGGGGGAGATCACGGGCGAAAAGTTGGACATTCTCCGCAAGGCAGATGCAGTCTATATCGACCAGATCCGCAAACACGGTCTTTACGATGAGATCTGGCAGGCCTTTGTCGCGATCCTGCCGGTTCGCACCGTCGGCGTCATGGGCGACGGCCGCACCTATGATTACGCCTGTGCGCTTCGGGCTGTAACCTCGGTCGACGGCATGACGGCGGATTATTATCCCTTCACTCACGAGTTCCTTGGCGAAACCGCCACGCGGATTATCAATGAGGTGCAGGGCATCAACCGCTGCACCTATGATATCACCTCCAAGCCCCCCGGCACCATCGAGTGGGAATGA
- a CDS encoding MarC family protein, with protein sequence MFDYFINAFATLFVTIDPVGLAPMFLAVTSGLSAHDRRRVAIRATVTAAGILMLFFVAGQTVLNVLGISVSAFRVAGGILLFLIAIEMVFGKRAARKSETAEKAVEDNPPSDVHEVAIFPLAIPLIAGPAAISAIILLSGQAPDTLTYAGLGAVIVTILGLCLVAFLLADKLERLMGDTAQLVITRLLGVLLAALSIQFIADGVLVLASG encoded by the coding sequence ATGTTCGACTATTTCATCAATGCATTTGCCACGCTTTTCGTCACCATCGATCCGGTCGGACTGGCACCGATGTTCCTCGCGGTTACCTCGGGGCTTTCTGCTCACGATCGCCGGCGCGTCGCCATTCGGGCGACGGTGACCGCAGCCGGCATCCTGATGCTTTTCTTCGTGGCAGGTCAGACCGTCCTCAATGTGCTTGGCATCTCCGTGTCCGCGTTCCGCGTCGCTGGCGGCATTCTGCTGTTTCTGATCGCAATCGAGATGGTTTTCGGCAAGCGCGCCGCACGGAAGTCAGAAACGGCTGAAAAAGCCGTTGAGGACAATCCTCCAAGTGATGTCCACGAAGTGGCTATCTTCCCGCTTGCGATCCCCTTGATCGCCGGCCCGGCGGCCATTTCGGCCATCATTCTTCTATCAGGCCAGGCTCCTGATACCCTCACCTACGCCGGGCTTGGGGCCGTCATCGTCACCATCCTGGGGCTGTGTCTGGTCGCCTTCCTTCTGGCGGACAAACTTGAGCGACTGATGGGCGACACAGCTCAGCTGGTGATCACACGGCTGCTTGGAGTGCTCCTTGCAGCCCTCTCTATTCAGTTTATTGCCGACGGGGTTCTCGTGCTTGCGTCCGGCTGA
- a CDS encoding tetratricopeptide repeat protein, with product MTTPAREAFDEALKHERQGDQEAALSAYLNALEADPDDIEIAYRTATALLRAGYLEEAASQLRRIVFVEPDHLQARANLGNCQLLLDDLSNAESNFEEVLAASPDNHNALYGLATVRLRQDKTQSALAPAERLMALLPENAPALTLYAQITAKDPQASRAAAAYHKALGLDPSYIPALTGLSELLIRRKRYDEALTYADKALKLSPESANLHKLVAEAHFAAGNLDFAKSAYWAALTRATDDKTSILTSLSVVCRKLGDGEAALVHAHRAFEKAPDRKDAGNALGAALKVLGHPKDARAILTATAQNRPLDEVLTTRIARLSAEIRLAASSAPGQDTRDNPTEQVGNPIGSPERPGDI from the coding sequence ATGACGACACCGGCTCGTGAAGCCTTCGACGAGGCACTGAAACATGAGAGGCAGGGAGATCAGGAAGCTGCGCTTTCTGCATATCTCAACGCGCTTGAAGCCGATCCGGATGACATCGAAATTGCCTATCGGACCGCGACGGCCTTGCTAAGGGCCGGCTACCTTGAAGAAGCCGCCTCACAGCTGCGCCGGATTGTCTTTGTCGAGCCCGATCATCTCCAGGCACGGGCGAATCTTGGCAACTGCCAGCTTCTGCTCGACGATTTGAGCAATGCCGAAAGCAATTTCGAGGAGGTTCTGGCCGCCTCGCCTGACAATCACAACGCGCTCTATGGACTGGCGACAGTTCGATTGCGGCAGGACAAGACGCAAAGCGCCCTCGCACCGGCGGAGCGTTTGATGGCCCTCCTGCCCGAAAATGCACCTGCTTTGACGCTCTATGCTCAGATTACTGCGAAAGATCCGCAAGCCTCTCGTGCTGCGGCTGCCTATCACAAGGCTCTAGGGCTCGATCCATCCTATATCCCCGCTCTTACAGGCCTGTCTGAACTGCTGATCCGGCGAAAGCGATACGATGAAGCGCTGACTTATGCGGACAAAGCCCTGAAGTTGTCGCCAGAATCGGCCAATCTCCACAAACTGGTCGCTGAAGCCCATTTTGCCGCCGGCAATCTGGACTTTGCCAAGAGCGCCTATTGGGCAGCTCTTACGCGCGCGACAGACGACAAGACCTCAATCCTGACGTCACTCAGCGTTGTTTGCCGAAAGCTTGGTGACGGCGAAGCTGCACTTGTTCATGCGCATCGCGCGTTTGAGAAGGCGCCTGACCGCAAAGATGCTGGGAATGCTCTGGGAGCCGCCTTGAAGGTGCTCGGTCATCCCAAAGACGCCAGAGCCATCTTGACCGCGACAGCGCAAAACAGGCCGTTGGATGAAGTCTTGACAACTCGGATCGCTCGATTGTCCGCAGAAATACGTTTGGCCGCGAGTTCAGCGCCGGGGCAAGACACCCGTGACAACCCGACAGAACAGGTTGGAAATCCCATCGGGTCTCCAGAACGTCCCGGCGACATCTAG
- a CDS encoding RlmE family RNA methyltransferase codes for MTRRSKGTGDRGLKVRVKTAAGRRESSTRWLHRQLNDPYVRRAKADGYRSRAAYKLLEIDEKHNILKPGYRVVDLGAAPGGWCQVAAAKVQSSVDAPKVVGIDYLEMDHVRGAIFLQKDFLDDDAPDALMEALGGHRPDVVLSDMAAPTTGHRQTDHLRTTHLFEVAIDFAQRNLVPGGTFLAKVFRGGTESALLNDLKRDFKSVAHVKPPASRKESPELYVIAKGFRGSDHDRE; via the coding sequence ATGACACGCAGGAGTAAGGGAACCGGAGATCGCGGGCTGAAAGTGCGAGTGAAAACCGCCGCGGGACGAAGAGAGTCTTCGACGCGTTGGCTACACCGCCAGCTGAACGACCCCTATGTTCGCCGGGCGAAGGCCGACGGCTACCGCTCCCGCGCCGCCTACAAGCTTCTCGAGATTGATGAGAAGCACAACATCCTGAAGCCGGGATATCGCGTGGTTGACCTTGGGGCTGCTCCGGGTGGCTGGTGCCAGGTTGCAGCCGCGAAGGTTCAGTCTTCGGTTGACGCGCCCAAGGTTGTCGGGATCGACTACCTTGAAATGGATCATGTGCGCGGTGCGATCTTTCTCCAAAAGGACTTTCTGGACGACGATGCTCCAGATGCGTTGATGGAAGCCCTCGGCGGACACCGTCCAGATGTCGTGCTGTCTGATATGGCGGCGCCAACAACGGGTCACCGGCAGACGGATCACTTGCGCACGACCCACCTGTTTGAGGTCGCTATCGATTTTGCACAGCGCAATCTGGTGCCTGGCGGCACTTTTCTCGCCAAGGTTTTTCGAGGCGGTACAGAAAGCGCACTGCTCAATGATTTGAAACGTGACTTCAAGTCCGTTGCACATGTGAAGCCGCCCGCGAGCCGCAAGGAGAGTCCTGAGCTTTATGTGATCGCCAAGGGCTTTCGCGGGTCAGACCACGACAGAGAGTGA